Proteins encoded together in one Psychrobacter sanguinis window:
- the dnaN gene encoding DNA polymerase III subunit beta produces MQLSINRELLLKAINLIAKAADKRHNMVVLGNIKLEVTEQLLILTASDLEVELSAEVKLGNGATGVVGATTLPASKLHEICKLLPKDTMVNFSAEANERCVITSGKSRFVLGTLPAADFPVLGTPANITPLTLSRAVLMDLMAKTQFAMAIQDVRYYLTGMLFEVAQRQLTTVATDGHRLALARSVIDVADDFTMQAILPRKAVIELERLGNELGKLVGDNDGNLTLVFGREFLQVTLPFGNVNSTGQIDDAIKVTFTARLIDGKFPDYRRVMPASTNKVALANKDQMTDVLRRVSILSNEKSRGVIFKFSQDGNVEVRANNAEQDEAVEALQVNYQGEPIELSFNAAYLQDVLDVLGGDVQLHMSQANSSVLVNQLNDSQHQYVIMPMRI; encoded by the coding sequence ATGCAACTGTCTATAAATCGTGAATTGCTGCTAAAAGCCATCAACTTGATTGCCAAAGCGGCAGACAAACGCCATAACATGGTAGTTCTGGGCAATATTAAGCTGGAAGTTACTGAGCAACTGCTCATCTTAACGGCCTCTGATTTGGAGGTAGAGTTAAGCGCCGAAGTTAAGCTGGGTAATGGGGCAACGGGTGTGGTCGGTGCGACTACTTTACCGGCGTCTAAGCTGCATGAAATCTGTAAATTATTACCCAAAGATACTATGGTTAATTTTAGTGCCGAAGCCAACGAGCGCTGCGTGATCACTAGCGGTAAAAGCCGTTTTGTGTTGGGGACATTGCCCGCTGCAGACTTTCCAGTATTAGGTACCCCAGCCAATATTACACCGCTGACTTTAAGTCGCGCCGTATTGATGGATTTAATGGCAAAAACTCAATTTGCCATGGCCATTCAAGATGTGCGTTATTACCTAACGGGTATGCTATTTGAAGTGGCTCAAAGACAATTAACCACCGTGGCTACCGACGGTCATCGTTTGGCATTAGCCCGCAGCGTTATTGATGTTGCTGATGATTTTACCATGCAGGCTATCTTACCACGCAAAGCAGTTATTGAGCTTGAGCGCTTGGGTAATGAGCTGGGTAAACTGGTAGGCGATAACGATGGTAATTTAACCTTGGTGTTTGGGCGCGAGTTTTTACAAGTAACGCTGCCTTTTGGTAATGTTAATAGCACCGGTCAAATTGACGACGCTATAAAAGTTACCTTTACCGCCCGTCTAATTGACGGAAAATTCCCAGATTATCGCCGAGTTATGCCTGCCAGTACCAATAAAGTAGCTTTGGCCAATAAGGACCAAATGACAGACGTCCTAAGACGGGTCTCTATTTTAAGTAATGAGAAGTCACGTGGTGTTATCTTTAAGTTCTCCCAAGATGGGAATGTAGAAGTTCGCGCTAATAACGCTGAACAGGATGAAGCAGTAGAAGCATTACAGGTTAACTATCAAGGTGAACCTATTGAGCTATCTTTTAATGCTGCCTATTTGCAAGATGTGTTGGATGTATTGGGTGGCGATGTTCAATTACATATGAGCCAAGCTAATAGTTCGGTGTTGGTCAATCAGTTGAATGACTCACAGCATCAATACGTGATTATGCCGATGCGTATCTAG
- the dnaA gene encoding chromosomal replication initiator protein DnaA: MSESLPLWDRCLNDLRYQLKENEFTMWLRPLSAKVVGDKLELLAPNQYFVTHVQENHFAAIEQLAKQHSNGEISQVVIKVESSVQPAPQDSTVDRNTSNGHHNRGSASMTQGLDSEGNLSDAAQMASDKSLSYINPYFTFETFVSGKSNMLAYKACQELGKKQSQNRHNPLFLYGASGLGKTHLMHSVAHKYLKIGKTFYYFSSEKFINQLVYALRNQKIEQFKRKIKRVDLLIIDDVHVLAGKNKSSSEFLSLFADFMVEGKQVILASDRHPSQMTEFDERFRSRFSSGLAVSIEPPEMETRMQILQKKASLSGVELPKECALFIAQNVVSNVRRLEGALNQVVANANLTGNPIDLDMVQYALKDVIAIRSQAVSMDNIRKVVAEYYDVSVKDLMSKKRTRSIARPRQIAMALARELTKDSFPDIGQSFGGRDHTTVMHACDKVAQLRSEDPVLDKEYKALSMTLQAG, encoded by the coding sequence ATGTCAGAGAGTTTACCGTTATGGGATAGATGTCTTAATGACTTAAGATATCAGCTCAAAGAAAATGAGTTTACGATGTGGCTTCGTCCACTTTCTGCCAAAGTGGTTGGGGATAAATTAGAGTTACTGGCGCCAAACCAATACTTTGTCACCCATGTTCAAGAAAATCATTTCGCTGCCATCGAGCAATTGGCCAAGCAACACAGCAACGGGGAAATCAGCCAAGTCGTCATTAAGGTTGAAAGCAGTGTTCAGCCTGCGCCTCAAGACTCGACTGTGGACCGAAATACGTCAAACGGTCATCACAATAGAGGGTCTGCTTCGATGACCCAAGGTCTTGACTCAGAAGGTAATTTATCAGATGCCGCACAAATGGCTTCCGATAAATCTCTAAGTTATATTAATCCTTATTTTACTTTCGAGACCTTTGTCAGTGGTAAGTCAAATATGTTGGCTTACAAAGCCTGCCAAGAGCTGGGTAAAAAACAATCGCAAAACCGGCACAACCCTTTGTTTCTTTATGGAGCTTCGGGACTGGGTAAAACCCATTTGATGCATTCAGTGGCGCATAAGTATTTAAAAATTGGCAAGACTTTTTACTACTTTTCTTCGGAAAAATTTATCAATCAGTTGGTATATGCCCTGCGTAATCAAAAAATTGAACAGTTCAAACGCAAAATTAAGCGGGTCGATCTATTAATTATCGATGATGTGCACGTTCTGGCAGGTAAAAATAAATCGAGTAGTGAGTTCTTATCGTTATTTGCCGATTTCATGGTAGAGGGCAAGCAGGTTATCTTGGCATCAGACCGTCATCCGTCACAGATGACTGAATTTGATGAACGTTTTCGGTCAAGGTTTTCTTCTGGATTGGCGGTTTCAATTGAACCACCAGAGATGGAAACGCGAATGCAAATTCTACAAAAGAAAGCGAGTCTGTCCGGGGTCGAGCTACCAAAAGAGTGTGCGCTATTTATCGCTCAAAACGTGGTATCTAACGTTAGACGCTTGGAGGGTGCATTAAATCAGGTGGTGGCAAATGCCAATCTGACCGGCAATCCAATTGATCTAGATATGGTGCAATATGCGCTAAAAGACGTGATTGCTATACGTTCACAAGCGGTAAGCATGGATAATATCCGCAAAGTTGTGGCGGAGTACTATGATGTCTCGGTAAAAGACTTAATGAGTAAAAAGCGTACCCGCAGCATTGCGCGCCCTCGCCAAATTGCTATGGCCTTAGCGCGAGAGCTGACCAAAGACAGTTTTCCAGATATTGGACAGTCTTTTGGTGGTCGTGATCACACCACTGTGATGCATGCCTGTGACAAAGTGGCCCAGCTGCGTAGTGAAGATCCGGTATTAGACAAAGAATACAAAGCTTTATCGATGACCCTGCAAGCGGGATAG